In the Molothrus ater isolate BHLD 08-10-18 breed brown headed cowbird chromosome 26, BPBGC_Mater_1.1, whole genome shotgun sequence genome, one interval contains:
- the TMEM161A gene encoding transmembrane protein 161A translates to MPSSALQACPLVPPAPGIPGVSPGAPSPGGDPGVPAQAVMGVQVVVTLLAASLMQKMAPHCSFARWLLCNGSLYRYKHPSDEELCALAGKQRPKSRRDRRASGVAEDRPLSVPRDIELQLDTSPITAVDALVLRHFLEYQWFVDFSVYAGAVYAFSEGYFCLVSPARESNLGVLWCLLTVLFSVKVFCMVMRHYFRSEEGGERSVCLTSAFFFLLLAMLALVVREDYLEFGLEAGLARVSSNLEPILKPRGWEWTLPLARLAFKLGLVALSSFLGACLTFPGLRLAQTHLDALSMAAGKPLTQVLLHVGFVAPVLVVLLWVRPLARDFLLQAPLGKQRVQILSDASFDTLRLWAVVALSLLRLLGTRHHLQAYLGLAERWVRRMRRQAGRIPARDIQRQISRIYCYVSVVSLQYLGPVILTLHCALLLKTLGHHSWGLYPAVSPAVSPAAPVAPPRPEGDPGDSGDVQVVVQEISGLLGCIFTPPFFRGLFSFLTWWVAACQVITSLFGLYFHQYLAAS, encoded by the exons atgcccagctctgcactgcaggcGTGTCCCCTcgtccccccagccccagggatcccaggggtgtccccaggtgcccccagccccgggggtgaccccggtgtccctgcccaggcgGTGATGGGGGTGCAGGTGGTGGTCACCCTGCTGGCCGCCAGCCTGATGCAGAAGATGGCCCCGCACTGCTCCTTCGCCCGCTGGCTGCTCTGCAACGGCAG cctgtaCAGGTACAAGCACCCCTCGGACGAGGAGCTCTGCGCCCTGGCCGGGAAGCAGCGCCCCaagagcaggagggacag GAGGGCCAGCGGGGTGGCAGAGGACAGACCCCTGTCGGTGCCACGGGACATCGAGCTGCAGCTGGACACCAGCCCCATCACGGCCGTGGACGCGCTGG TGCTGCGCCATTTCCTGGAGTACCAGTGGTTCGTGGATTTCTCTGTCTACGCCGGCGCCGTCTACGCCTTCAGCGAGGGCTATTTCTGCCTGGTGAGCCCCGCCAGGGAGAGCAACCTGGGCGTGCTCTGGTGCCTGCTCACCGTCCTCTTCTCCGT CAAGGTGTTCTGCATGGTGATGCGTCACTACTTCCGCTCGGAGGAGGGCGGGGAGCGCTCCGTGTGCCTCACCTCcgccttcttcttcctcctgctggccatgctggccCTGGTGGTCCGCGAGGATTACCTGGAGTTCGGCCTCGAGGCCG ggctggccagaGTCTCCTCTAACCTGGAGCCCATCCTGAAGCCACGGGGCTGGGAGTGGAC gctgcccctggccaggctggcctTCAAGCTGGGGCTGGTGGCCCTGAGCTCCTTCCTGGGCGCCTGCCTGACCTTCCCGGGGCTGCGCCTGGCACAGACACACCTGGACGCGCTCAGCATGGCGGCCGGCAAACCCCTGACACA GGTCCTGCTGCACGTGGGGTTCGTGGCCCctgtgctggtggtgctgctgtgggtccGGCCCCTGGCCCGGGatttcctgctccaggccccgCTGGGCAAGCAGAGGGTGCAGAT cCTGTCGGACGCGTCCTTTGACACGCTGCGGCTCTGGGCCGTGGTGGCGCTGTCGCTGCTGCGGCTGCTGGGGACGCGCCACCACCTGCAGGCGTACCTGGGGCTGGCCGAGCGCTGGGTGCGCCGCATGCGGCGCCAGGCGGGGCGGATCCCGGCCCGCGACATCCAGCGGCAG ATCTCCAGGATTTACTGCTACGTGTCCGTGGTGAGCCTGCAGTACCTGGGGCCCGTGATCCTCACGCTGCACTGCGCCCTGCTGCTCAAGACGCTGG GTCACCACTCGTGGGGGCTGTACCCCGCCGTGTCCCCCGCCGTGTCCCCAGCAGCGCCGGtggccccgccgcgccccgagggggaccctggggacagcggggacgtGCAGGTGGTGGTGCAGGAGATCTCGgggctcctgggctgcatctTCACCCCCCCCTTCTTCCGAGGactcttctccttcctcacctGGTGGGTGGCCGCGTGCCAGGTGATCACCAGCCTCTTCGGCCTCTACTTCCACCAGTACCTGGCAGCGTCCtga